In the Bacteroidales bacterium genome, CAAATCCTGTTTCTTTTATAGCTTCCTGCATTTCAAAAGCATTTAGCTTATATGTCGTACCGGCAGAAGAAACAACATTTTCCTCAATCATTATTGAACCCAAATCATTTGCACCGGCATGCAAACAAATTTGAGCAATTTCTTTTCCTACTGTGAGCCACGATGCCTGAATGTTAGTTATGTTGGGTAGCATAATGCGGCTCATAGCAAGCATTCTTATATATTCTTCATTTGAAATTTTATTCGAAACATTATATTTATTTTTAAGATGTGTTCCGCAATCCTGAAATGTCCAGGGAATAAAAGCAATAAATCCTTTGCTGTTTTTAGGTTTTAGGTTTTGAATTTCTCTGATTTTAACTAAATGTTCAAATCGATTTTCAAGAGTTTCAATATGCCCGAACATCATAGTTGCTGTAGTTGTGAGATTTAATTTGTGTGCTGTATGCATCACATCAAGCCATTCCTGCGAATTGCATTTTATTTTTGATAGTTCGGTTCGTACACTGTCAACTAATATTTCGGCTCCTGCACCGGGCAATGAATCCAAACCAGCATCAATTAATATTTTTAAAACTTTTTCAAAAGAAAAATTTTCTTTTTTACTTAAATAAACAATTTCGGGAGGACCAAGTGCATGAAGCTTTAATTTCGGAAATATTTTTTTTAGATTAAGAAAAAGTTCGGTATGAAAACTTAATCCGAGTTTAGGATGAAATCCGCCTTGTAAAAGCAACTGATTACCGCCAAGAGCAAAAAG is a window encoding:
- the mqnC gene encoding cyclic dehypoxanthinyl futalosine synthase is translated as MNLNVLIKKALNFEQLSVAEGIYFYKKIPTAELMFIANKIREKIIPEKKVTWIIDRNVNITNVCISKCRFCSFHRNINSADAYVTSIKEYKQKINELFALGGNQLLLQGGFHPKLGLSFHTELFLNLKKIFPKLKLHALGPPEIVYLSKKENFSFEKVLKILIDAGLDSLPGAGAEILVDSVRTELSKIKCNSQEWLDVMHTAHKLNLTTTATMMFGHIETLENRFEHLVKIREIQNLKPKNSKGFIAFIPWTFQDCGTHLKNKYNVSNKISNEEYIRMLAMSRIMLPNITNIQASWLTVGKEIAQICLHAGANDLGSIMIEENVVSSAGTTYKLNAFEMQEAIKETGFEPQLRNQEYEKIKSIIH